From Ignavibacterium sp.:
GAGCATTCGTCATCTGATGAGTTAGTTGATAAACTTGAAGAGTTTTTAAATTACCCGAAATTTGATCCTCACGGCTATCCGATTCCAGATAAATCGGGTTCACTTCCAAAACATAAGCCTGTTATAGCTTTATCAGAACTCAACAAAAATGATAAAGGAATAATTGCACGGATAAGCGATTTTAAGAGTGAATTACTTTTATACGCAACACGGCAAGGATTAACAATTGGACAAAAAATTTCGGTAAAAGACAAACTTGAATTCGATGGTTCAGTTTTAATTAAGACCAGTTCAAACGAAGTAAGTCTGAGCAAAAAGATCGCTTCAAATATTTTTATACAAAAGGACGATTAGACTATGAGTGAACCTTTAACACTTTTGCTTATAGGATTTGCAATTATACTTCTGGTTTATGTTTTGGTGAAACCTGAAAACGGGTTAATCACTTTACTGATAAAAAATAAAAATGCAAATCAAAAAACTCTTCTCGAAGATGCATTGAAATTCATTTATAACTGTGAATACAACAATATTAATTGCACATTAAACAGTATTGCAGGTAATCTTGGCATCTCTGCAGATTTTGCTGCCGGTATTGTGGCAAAACTTCAGAATATGGGATTGCTTCAGGTTGACAGGGATTATCTGGCTCTCACTTCTGAGGGTAAATCTTATGCTTTGAGAGTAATACGCGTTCATAGATTGTGGGAAAAATTTCTTGCTGATGAAACGAGTATGACAGAAAAAGAATGGCATAAAGCTGCTGAAGAAATTGAACATAAATTGTCAGAAGAAGAAGCTGATAAGTTAGCTGCACAAATTGGCAATCCGGTTTTTGATCCTCACGGAGATCCAATACCAACCGCATCAGGAGAAATTCCTGAAAAAGCTGGTAAGCATCTTACTGAAATGCAACCTGGTGAAATGGCAACTATAATTCATATTGAAGATGAACCACACGCAATCTACAGTCAGATTCTTGCAGAAGGATTATACCCGGGAATGCAGATAAGAATGATTGAAGTAAATGATAAGAGAGTAAAGTTTGAAGCAAATGGAGAGGAATGTATCCTTTCACCATTAATTGCAAAAAGTATTACAATTGGTCCGATAAAATTTGAAAAACCTGTCGAAGGTAAATTGAAAACTCTTTCACATCTGAAAGTTGGAGAAAAAGGAATTGTAATGGGAATTGCAAAATCTTTAAGAGGACAGCAAAGAAGAAGATTGATGGATTTAGGAATAGTGCCTGGTACTGAAATAGAAGCCGAGCTTGAAAGTATTTCCGGCGATCCTGTTGCTTATCGTGTCAGAGGAGCTACTATTGCATTAAGAAAAGAACAAGCAGATAAAATTTATCTTGTTAAAGATGAGGAGAAAAATTGATTATGAATGATAATTGTGCTAATTGTCCTGCTCATAATCTTTCCAATCTTAAAAAACTTGGAATTGATATGAGTAGTTTTGATTATGTTGTAGCACTTGCCGGAAATCCGAACACAGGCAAGAGTACAGTTTTTAATTATCTTACCGGGTTAAAGCAACACACTGGTAATTGGCCTGGCAAAACTGTTACAAGAGCCGAAGGTGGTTTTGAGTATAATGGTAAAAAGTTCAAACTAGTTGATTTGCCAGGTACATATTCACTTCTTTCAACAAGTGTTGATGAAGAAGTAGCAAGAGACTTTATATTATTTGGTCAGCCGGATGTTACAGTAATTGTTATTGATGCAACTCGTGTTGAAAGAAATTTAAACCTCGTATTACAAATTCTTGAAATAACTGACCGTGTTGTAATTTGTTTGAACCTGATGGACGAAGCAAGACGAAATAAAATTGAAGTTGATGCCCGAACACTATCAAAAGAACTTGGTGTACCCGTTGTTCCTGCTGCTGCACGACAGGGAGAAGGAATGACCGAGCTTTTAAAGTATATTTATGAAGTTGCAACAGGTTCATATATATGTAAACCTTACCGGATTAAAAGTAAATCAAGAGAGTTGAATGAAGCCATAGATAAATTAAGCAAAGCAATTCAGCAGGAATTTCCGAATCTTCCGAATACACGATGGGTTGCTCTAAGACTGCTTGAAGGAGACCAGAACATAATTGATGCTATACGAAGTGGTGAACTTGGAAATCTCAATTCACCAAAAGTTGTTGAATTACAGGAAGCATAGTGTAAATAACTGTTGTGTAATTATAAGGTAAAAGAATATGGAAAAAGTTTTTGATCCACGGGAAAGAATAATCGCAGAAGCAAACAAGCTTCGGTGGGAACTTGGTGAAAATATTCATGATATTCTGATGGAAAATATTTATGAGAACGCTTCTGATATTGCTAAAAAAACAGTCAGGTATCCGGACAAAGAGGTAGCGTTCAGTTTCGATAGAACATTAGACAAGATTCTTACAAGCAAGTACCTCGGCTTTCCTATTATGTTCATTATGCTCGGAGTAGTTTTCTGGTTAACAATTCAAGGTGCAAATTATCCTTCCGGACTTTTAGCAAATTTATTGGTTGATACAATTCATCCTGCTTTGAAAGCATTTGCAACTGATATAAGACTTCCCTGGTGGTTAAGCGGAATATTAATAGACGGAGCATATCTGGCTATGGCATGGGTTGTAAGTGTAATGCTTCCTCCAATGGCAATCTTTTTCCCATTATACACTTTGCTCGAAGATTTTGGTTATCTGCCAAGAGTGGCTTTTAATATGGATCCACTTTATAAAAAAGTTGGTGCCCACGGAAGACAAGCATTAACAATGGCAATGGGGTTTGGTTGCAACGCTGCAGGAGTAATTGCAACAAGAGTAATTGATTCACCGAGAGAAAGATTAATTGCAATCATAACAAATAACTTTTCACTTTGTAACGGAAGATGGCCAACACAAATTTTGATAGCAACAGTTTTTATTGGTAGTGCTGTTCCAGCATATCTGGCAGGAATAGTTTCAGCTGCCGCAGTAGTGTTTGTAGCTGTGTTGGGAATATCATTTAGTTTACTTGTGTCATGGTTTCTTTCAAGAACTTTATTAAAAGGCGAAGCTTCAGCATTTAGTCTTGAATTGCCTCCTTACAGACCACCCAGAATTCTTCAAACACTTTATACTTCTTTAATCGACAGAACGATTTTTGTATTATGGCGAGCAATAGTGTTTGCAATTCCAGCGGGAATGTTAATCTGGCTTGTTGCAAATGTTACAATTGATGGAGTCTCTATCGCAAATCATTTTATCAGATATGCTAATCCTATTGCATTTGTATTCGGACTTAATGGTGTAATATTTCTCGCATATATAATTGCAATTCCTGCTAATGAAATTGTTATTCCTACAATTTTAATGTTAACAGTTGCAAATCTCGGAATTCAGGGAGTTGGTGCTGGTAGCGGAGTTATGTTTGAACTTGAGTCCACTGCTGATGTTGCTTCTATTCTGCAAGCCGGAGGTTGGACACTTCTTACCGGAATTAATCTTATGCTTTTTAGTTTATTACACAATCCTTGTTCAACAACAATCTTTACAATTTATAAAGAAACAAAAAGCTGGAAGTGGACTTTAGTTTCAACTTTTCTCCCAATAGCGATGGGACTAACTATAACATTTTTTGTTACACAAATCTGGAGATTATTAACTAATTAATGATGAATAATATGGTAGATTCTAAAACGAAAAAAATCTGGAAGAAACGACTGCAGGAAGAAATTGATGCAGCTTTTCTTTATAAAACTCTGTCTGAAATTGTAAAAGATGAGAAAAAGAAATCGCTTTATGAAAAATTATCTGAAATAGAAAACAAACATGTAAATGTTTGGATAGAACATCTGAAAAAAAATTCAATTCCTTTCGAAAATCTTAAACCAACAATTAAAGCAAAGCTATTAAGTAAATTCAGTAAAAAGTATGGTCCATCACTTCTTAACAGAATGATGTTGATGGAAGAATCATCAGAAGTAAAATCATATCTGAACTTGTATAAAAATTCCGATTCATCTCAAACGAAAGATATTGCATTGAAATTGGCAAAGGATTCTGCAATGCACGCACAATCATTAATGTCCTCATCAGGGGCGCAATCCGAACCGTGGCATACAGCAGAATCAGGCGGTTTATTAAGAAATGTTGTTTATGGTTTTAACGATGGTCTAACTGCAAACTTTGGTTTAATTGCAGGAGTAATTGGCGCAGCTGCTCATCCCCATATCATCTTGATTTCTGGAATTGCCGGAATGATAGCTGATGCTCTTTCAATGGGTTCATCGGGTTATTTGGCTGCTGTTAGTGAAAAAGAAGTTTATGAACATGAAAAAGCTATGGAAGCTGAGGAAATTAAATTAATGCCAGAACTTGAAACCGAAGAGCTTGCCTTAATCTATGAAGCAAAAGGAATTTCAAAAGACGAAGCACTCAAACGGGCAAAAGAAATAATGCAGAATCCAGAACAAGCATTGGATGATAAAATGCACGAAGAGCTTGGTTTAG
This genomic window contains:
- a CDS encoding metal-dependent transcriptional regulator, which produces MKNISKEDYLSAIYKLRDEAGEIKPNLIAENLEISPAAVTDMLKKLAVDGFVQYKKYKGIKLTSKGEKYAVNMIRKHRLWETFLYETLNMPWEKIHDEAEKLEHSSSDELVDKLEEFLNYPKFDPHGYPIPDKSGSLPKHKPVIALSELNKNDKGIIARISDFKSELLLYATRQGLTIGQKISVKDKLEFDGSVLIKTSSNEVSLSKKIASNIFIQKDD
- a CDS encoding metal-dependent transcriptional regulator encodes the protein MSEPLTLLLIGFAIILLVYVLVKPENGLITLLIKNKNANQKTLLEDALKFIYNCEYNNINCTLNSIAGNLGISADFAAGIVAKLQNMGLLQVDRDYLALTSEGKSYALRVIRVHRLWEKFLADETSMTEKEWHKAAEEIEHKLSEEEADKLAAQIGNPVFDPHGDPIPTASGEIPEKAGKHLTEMQPGEMATIIHIEDEPHAIYSQILAEGLYPGMQIRMIEVNDKRVKFEANGEECILSPLIAKSITIGPIKFEKPVEGKLKTLSHLKVGEKGIVMGIAKSLRGQQRRRLMDLGIVPGTEIEAELESISGDPVAYRVRGATIALRKEQADKIYLVKDEEKN
- a CDS encoding VIT1/CCC1 transporter family protein produces the protein MVDSKTKKIWKKRLQEEIDAAFLYKTLSEIVKDEKKKSLYEKLSEIENKHVNVWIEHLKKNSIPFENLKPTIKAKLLSKFSKKYGPSLLNRMMLMEESSEVKSYLNLYKNSDSSQTKDIALKLAKDSAMHAQSLMSSSGAQSEPWHTAESGGLLRNVVYGFNDGLTANFGLIAGVIGAAAHPHIILISGIAGMIADALSMGSSGYLAAVSEKEVYEHEKAMEAEEIKLMPELETEELALIYEAKGISKDEALKRAKEIMQNPEQALDDKMHEELGLAERSISPLTEGWVTGLSTAIGALIPIFPFFFLKGPVAIWSSFIISMLSHFLVGAARSFFTGRGIFRSGFDMFIVGFGVAAVGYVIGDLILKLLM